The following are from one region of the Sardina pilchardus chromosome 4, fSarPil1.1, whole genome shotgun sequence genome:
- the neurod1 gene encoding neurogenic differentiation factor 1 produces MTKSYTEENMMLESQNTANWTDECQSSQDEQDMEKKNGAHDSMNKDMDEDDIDDDEMNRLDEEDDEEEDEEEEGDDTKPKRRGPKKKKMTKARIQRFKLRRMKANARERNRMHGLNDALESLRKVVPCYSKTQKLSKIETLRLAKNYIWALSETLRSGKSPDLMSFVQALCKGLSQPTTNLVAGCLQLNPRTFLPEQSQEIPAHMQTASASFTAHPYSSYQTPGLPSPPYGTMDSSHIFHVKPHAYGSALEPFFETALTDCTSPSFDGPLSPPLSVNGNFSFKHEPSSEFEKNYAFTMHYQAAGLAGPQGHAPLYASSAQRCDIPMENIMSYEGHSHHERVMNAQLNAIFHDS; encoded by the coding sequence ATGACCAAGTCTTACACTGAGGAGAACATGATGTTGGAGTCACAGAATACAGCCAACTGGACAGACGAGTGTCAGAGTTCCCAAGACGAACAAGACATGGAGAAGAAAAACGGCGCACATGATTCCATgaataaagacatggatgaagATGACATCGACGACGATGAAATGAACAGACTGGATGAAGAGGAcgacgaggaagaggatgaggaagaggagggagatgaCACCAAACCCAAAAGACGTGGAccgaaaaagaagaaaatgacAAAAGCTCGTATTCAGAGGTTTAAACTCAGGCGCATGAAGGCCAACGCGCGGGAAAGGAACCGTATGCATGGACTCAATGATGCACTTGAGAGCTTGCGCAAAGTTGTGCCATGTTACTCCAAGACCCAGAAGTTGTCAAAGATAGAGACATTGCGTTTGGCGAAAAACTACATTTGGGCTCTGTCTGAGACTCTGAGATCTGGCAAAAGCCCGGATTTGATGTCGTTTGTGCAGGCCCTGTGCAAGGGTTTGTCGCAACCTACCACAAATTTGGTGGCGGGCTGTCTCCAACTGAACCCCAGAACTTTCCTCCCGGAGCAAAGCCAGGAAATCCCCGCTCATATGCAAACAGCAAGTGCTTCCTTCACCGCTCACCCCTACTCTTCTTACCAGACGCCTGGTCTTCCTAGCCCTCCTTATGGTACAATGGACAGCTCCCACATATTTCATGTCAAACCACACGCGTATGGAAGTGCGCTGGAACCGTTCTTCGAAACCGCTCTGACAGACTGCACTAGTCCGTCATTCGATGGACCTCTTAgcccacctctgagtgtgaacGGGAACTTTTCCTTCAAACACGAGCCTTCGTCTGAGTTCGAAAAGAACTACGCCTTTACCATGCACTATCAAGCGGCAGGACTGGCGGGACCGCAGGGCCATGCCCCGCTTTACGCGAGCTCTGCCCAGCGCTGTGACATACCGATGGAAAACATTATGTCCTACGAGGGTCATTCTCACCACGAGAGGGTCATGAATGCCCAGCTAAATGCTATATTTCACGATTCATGA